In Deltaproteobacteria bacterium, one DNA window encodes the following:
- a CDS encoding acyl-CoA dehydrogenase family protein: MKFELSEDQALLRSSTRDFLAGEWPIEQARKVMEHDPRGYDPAAWARLAEMGYLGLLLPPNLGGQGLGAIELAIVLEEVGRAAMPGPFLDTVLAAALLASAGKRDALVNDIAAGKALVTIARDDAPFSGGNATPTRFEGGRVRGTKYFVPFAAAADALLVTTLDAVCLVQKPFEVIALTTFDLAQRFGEVKLDHAATAIGSPSLLGRVDQLAAVGAGATLLGLMSRALEITLEYVQTRSAFKRPIASFQALQHRLADMLLKTESTRSAVYRAAWCVDTDAPDTAIACAAAKAYAGDASRLVCGEAIQMHGGIGFTWELDLHVYFKRAKTLEQHYGSTEAQIEHTLAAAGF, translated from the coding sequence ATGAAATTTGAGTTGTCTGAAGACCAGGCCTTGCTGCGCAGCTCCACGCGAGACTTCCTCGCCGGCGAGTGGCCGATCGAGCAGGCGCGCAAGGTGATGGAACACGATCCGCGCGGCTACGACCCCGCGGCATGGGCGCGACTCGCGGAGATGGGCTACCTCGGGCTCCTACTGCCGCCGAATCTCGGCGGGCAAGGACTCGGCGCGATCGAGTTGGCGATCGTACTGGAAGAAGTCGGCCGCGCCGCCATGCCTGGGCCGTTCCTCGACACGGTACTCGCCGCGGCGCTGCTCGCGTCCGCCGGCAAGCGGGACGCGTTGGTGAACGACATCGCCGCCGGCAAGGCGCTGGTGACTATCGCGCGCGACGACGCACCGTTTAGCGGCGGCAACGCGACACCGACGCGCTTCGAGGGTGGCCGCGTGCGGGGTACCAAGTACTTCGTGCCGTTCGCGGCCGCAGCGGATGCGTTGCTGGTGACAACTCTCGACGCCGTATGCCTGGTGCAGAAGCCGTTTGAAGTCATCGCGCTGACGACGTTCGACTTGGCGCAGCGCTTTGGCGAGGTGAAGCTCGATCACGCGGCGACCGCGATTGGTTCACCGAGTCTGCTCGGTCGCGTCGATCAATTGGCAGCCGTCGGCGCTGGTGCGACGCTGCTCGGCCTGATGAGCCGAGCGTTGGAGATCACCCTCGAATACGTGCAGACGCGCAGCGCGTTCAAGCGGCCGATCGCTTCGTTTCAAGCGCTGCAACACCGACTGGCAGACATGCTGTTGAAGACCGAGTCGACGCGCTCGGCGGTCTACCGTGCAGCGTGGTGCGTCGATACCGACGCGCCGGACACCGCGATCGCGTGCGCGGCCGCCAAGGCATATGCCGGCGACGCATCGCGTTTGGTGTGCGGCGAGGCGATCCAGATGCACGGCGGCATCGGTTTCACGTGGGAACTCGATCTACACGTCTACTTCAAACGCGCTAAGACGTTGGAACAGCACTACGGCTCAACCGAGGCGCAAATCGAACACACACTGGCCGCAGCCGGATTCTGA